CAATCGCAGCGTCCGCGCCAGTTGCCGGGAATGGGGGTGCGACTTTTTGCAAATCCGCACCACCGATCCGCTCGACCTGGCCTTGGCCGCCTTGCTAAATCGCCGCGTCCGTCAGACTAAGATTTAATTACCGGAACGCGGCATCGCCGCGCGGGCCATGTTATTTGCCTGGGGATTTACCGACGCGGCGCTCTTGGGTTGGCTGGCCGCCGCCCTTGCGCCGTTGATATTGCACCTCTGGCGGCGGCGGCAACGTCGGGAAATCCCCTGGGCCGCCATGCGGTTTTTGACCGCGGCCTATAATAAACAAGCGCGGCACTTACGCGTGCGGCAATGGCTGCTCATGGCCCTGCGGATGTTGATTCTGGCCTGTATCGCGCTGGCAGCCGCCCGCCCTTTTTGGAACTCCACCCAACTGACCCCGGTGGAGAACCAACCGACGCTATCACTGTTGGTGGTGGATGTTTCCTACTCGTTGGGAGCCGTGGAAACCGCGGAACAGCGCCTGCGTCTGGCTAAAAACCAGCTTGTCAAATTAGTCGAGGGTTCCCGCGCGGGAGACGGTTTTTGTCTCATTCAGATGGGGTCGGCGCCGCGCGTGGTTATTTCCCAACCGACTCCCGCGCGGGCCAGCGTGCTTCGCGAAATCGAAGCCGTGCAGCTCAGCCAAAGCCCCGCCGATGTCCCCGCCACGCTTACCGCGCTCTCCCGACTGTTGCAATCTCCCGCCGTGCGCGGCAGTGCGTATCCCCGCCAGAGGATTGAAATTGTCACCGACCTGGGCCGCAATAGCTGGCAATCCCTGCAAACACCACCAGGAAGCGCGGCGCTCGAACAACTATCGCTGGCCGGGGGGGACGACGCCCTGATTCGCGTGTGGGATGTCGGTACAACCACGCCCAACAACGTGGCTGTGGAAAGCCTGACACCCGGCGCATCCTTGCCGTTTGTCCGCCAAGCCATCCCGCTGTCGGCCACGCTGAGAAATTATGGCAACCGCCCGCAAACGGTGCGGGTCGAGTTTTTGGTTGCTGGCGTCTTACACCAGGAATGGACGCTTACGTTAGCCCCCCGCGCCGCGCAATCGCTGGCGTGGGAGCATCGCTTTGGCCAGGGGGGCTGGCACGGCTTGACGTTGCGCTGTCAGGGAGATGATTTATCGACGGATAATCAACGTTTTGCCGTGTGCCACGTGCGCGAACAAGCGCGGGTGCTGATCGTTAATGGTCCCGCGGCTCCCCCTTCCGCGAATTATTTGCGCTATGCCCTGGAGGCGATCTCGGTGGGGGACGGTCCCGGCGCCTCTCCGCGAGTCACCGCGCAGGTCGCCACCGAGGCCGCCTGGGGGACGCTGGATCTCACTAAATTTGACGCGATTTGGTTGGCCGATGTGGCCCGCCTTTCCCCTTCCGAACACCGTCTGTTGCGCGAATATCTGGCCCGTGGGGGAAAGGTGGCTTGGTGGCTGGGGCCGCGTGCCCGTCCGGATGCTTTGTTCCCGACGGCAACCCCGGATCAAGCTTCCCTGTGGCCTGCGGAAATAGGGGAACAACAAGCCGCGGGGGAGACCGCCTGGCGAATCGATCCCCGTGAATACAAACATCCCATCGCCAAAATTTTTGCCGGTCAAGAACGCGCGGGACTGCGACAAACACCACTCTATGCTTATTGGCGGTTAAGCCCCCGGCAATCCGCCAACGTTGAAATACCGCTAGCGGTGCAGGGGACCGGCGATCCGCTGGTCGTGATTGGACGTGGGGCCTGGCGGGGAACGGCCATGGTCGCTATTCCCCCCCATCTCGAGGTTGCCGCCAGCGGTAATGAACAACCCGCGCGCCCCTGGTCGTTGATGCCCGCCTTGCAAAGTTTTCAACCGATTGTGCAGTCACTCTTGGAGTACCAATTAGCCCAGGACAATCTTACACGGCAAATTATCGTTAATGAAACCCTGGCGGGTCCCTGGTTCCCCGGCGATCCCCTGCCGGCAACCTTGCAACCCGTCGACAAACCCACGGAGGTTCCCCCATCCGGCGATTTACCTTCCACTTCCGCAGCTGCCGGCACTCGTGTTCCGCTCCAAACCCAAGTCGATCCGCGCGACCCCGCGTGGCAACGCTGGCAGTCCGATCCCCTACCAGCCAGCGGCATCTACCAGGCGCTCTCACCCGAGCATCCGCCGGAACTATTTGCCGTCAATGTCGATACGCGGGAAAGCGACCTCACCCCCTATGAACCGGCGGGATGGCCCACGGGATGGCAGGTTAACGCCAGCGAGACCGATCCCCTGGCCAGCGGCGGGTTGTTTTACCAGCGCGGCGGCTTGCACGAATATTTGCTCTGGCTGGCCTTGGCCCTGGCGGTGGGGGAAAGTTGGCTTGCCTGGAGTCTGGGAAGGAATGCGTCATGAATGATCAACAAGCCGCCTGGTGGTGGAAGTGGCTCTTACCCGCCTCCGAACAAGCGGGGGATTGGGTTTGGTCGTGGGAACGAACGGCATCTTGGTTGCCAAGTTTGCTTTTGCTGGTGTTGTTATTCGCGGGGGGATTTGCCGCCTGGCTTTATTCCACCGAAAAATCCGCCCCCCAACTTCGCCGGGGATTTTTGTGGGGCCTGCGGATGCTGGCCTATGCCTGCTTGATTCTCATGCTGGCGCAGTGGACCGTGTTGCGGCAACGGACCGGCCTCCCCACGCTGGTAATTGTATTTGATGATTCCGCCAGCATGGCGTTGGTGGAACCCCAAACCACCCCCGCCGAGCAATCCGCCTGGAAGCAGCGCATTGCCAGTGCGGGGCTGGACCAGCCCACGCGTCTGGCGTTAGCGCAGACACTGCTTTTGGAACATCAGGGGCGCCGCTGGCGGGACCTGCAGGCGCATTATCGACCCGAGATTTACCTCTTGAGCGAAGTCATGCGGCCGGTCGCCGGGGATGAATTTGGCAAGTTAGCGAATTCCCCTGTCAATCAGTCCCCCGTCCCTCCGGAAAAACAGCCTCCCCCGCCGGATCAGTTGCCTAGTGGCGCTGACGCGAATAAAACCTCCGACCCCCTGGCATTGCTAAAGGCCGTCCAACCAGTGGGAAAGACCTCCCGGTTGGGGGCTGGCGTTCTGCAACTGCTAGAGGAACGCCGGGGCAATCCCCCCAGCGCCATTGTGATTTTTACCGACGGCGTCACCACCAGCGGGCCGGAAATCTCGGCCGCCGCCACCACCGCCCGTCGCCAGGGGGTGCCGTTGGTTACCGTGGGCGTCGGAGGCGCGACCGAGATGCAAGACCTGGCCCTAGGGGAGATCACCGCCGAGGAATACGCCTTTGTGCGGGACGCCATCACGCTGGAGACGACGGTGGCCAATAGCGGGTTTGCCCCGCAAACCGTCGAGTTGATTCTTTCCGCGACCAATTCCCCGGAACCTTTGGTCCAACAATCCGTCCCCCTTCCCGCCAACGGCCAACGCGCGCGGGTGCGCCTGACCTGGCGTCCTCCGGCGGTGGGGGATTATGAGTTAACGCTGGCTTTGCCGGTATTGCCCGGTGAACAGCGGAGCGATAATAATCGCCGCGCGCACGTCCTGCATGTCCGTGACCAACGGTTGCGGGTGCTCTTGGTCGCGGGCCAGCCCAGCTATGATTATCGTTATCTCAAGGAACTTTGGCTGCGGGAAAACTCGATCGAGCTGCGCAGTCATTTGCAATCGGCCGATCCCGATTTTTTAGAGACCAATAAAGCGGGCGAATTGATCACCCAGGCCCGCCTGCCGGAAACCGCCGCCGAGTTTGCCAAATTTGACTGCGTGGCGCTGGTCGATGTGGAACTCGAACTGTTTGCCCGGGGAACAAAAAACGCGCTGGCCGAATACGTGGCCCAACGCGGGGGAAACGTGATTTTTTTGGCTGGCCAAAACCATTGGCCCAGCGATTGGGGAAATGAACCCTTGGCGGACTTGCTGCCCATCGATCCGACGGCGGCGGCGTGGTCAGCCAGCGGCCTCGTTCGTCCCGCCGATCCGGCCAAGGACGGCACGTTGTTGACCTTGCCCGCGGATGCCCCCCCCAGCGAAGAATTTCGCGTTCAACCGACAGAGCTGGGCCTGGGAAAACCCTTTTTTCAGTTAGGGGCAACGGTGGCGGAAACGCAGTCCCTGTGGCGGGCTCTGCAGCCCTGGACCGCTTGGCTGGAATGCCGCCAGCTTCGTCCCGCGACGCAGGTCTTGGCCGTGCACCCAACCGCGCGGGGACCGGATGGCCAACCCTGGCCGCTGATCATGTTCCGCTTAAGCGGATCGGGCAAGGTGCTCATGCATGCCGGCGATGAAACTTGGCGCTGGCAGGCGCGGGGGGGCCAAAAGATCTTTTCCCGTTACTGGACGCAGGCCCTGCGTTACCTATGCCGGGCAAAACTGGTCTCTCGCGACCAGCCCGCGCGGTTGCTTACCGACAAAGACGAATACCAAGATGGCGAGCCGGTGCTGGTGGAAGTTCGCTTTGCCGATGAATCACTGGCCGCGGGCCTGGGGGAATTGCCGTTAACGCTGGAACTGCCAGATGGCACAGAGCGCACGGTGACGCTGCTAGCCAAACAAGACAATCCCGCCGCGCTCTTGGCGGAATTGACCCGTTTGCCCGCGGGAGAGTACCTGGCGCGGGTGCGCGACGAAGGACGAAAGCTCAACCTGACCGCGGGTTGGCGCATCCGACCCCCGCCGGGCGAGCGTGAACGGACCCAACTGAACAGCGCGGAACTGATCGCGGCGGCCGAACAGTCCAAGGGAAAATATTATCCGCTGGCCGTAGCGGATAAACTGTGGGAGGAACTTCCCCCTGGCCGCCCCCTCCCCGCCGAAAGCCTGCCTCCCTTTCCCCTGTGGAACCGCTGGCCCATCCTGGCCTGCGCCCTGGCGTGCTTTATTCTCGAATGGTGGCTCAGAAAGCGCTGGGGTCTGGTCTAATGTAGCCATCTCACTCCGTGAGATGAACAGCATCTCATTCAGCCTGCAGCGTCAGCAAGGGACAGGAGCGCGGGAGACGAGGGACGGGAGACGAGAGGCGGGAGACGGGAGACGGGAGACGGGAGACGGAAGACAAGGGGTGGTGGTCCGTGGCGAGGGGCGTGGAAAAATAAACAAAGCCGCCGATGGTATCGGCGGTCTGCTATGAGGGACGAGAGTTTTTGGTTTGACGTAACGCCGGGGTCGGGAGTCCGACGCTGTGCAATCGACTTTGGCTGGTACACCAGTCCAAGGAAGACTCCTGACACCCTGCAGGTAGCGACCCTCTTCAGATGTCAACCCTCACGGGGACGGGAATCTTAGTCGAGTTCAGCTTACAACAATTGTAATTTGTTGACGACCACGATATCCGACCCCACCGTTAAAGCGCGCCATAAACATCACTGCTCTATGCAAATCGCACCAACAACATTAACGCCCCGATCGCCATCCCGATTCCCGCCAGTTCGTACCAATTAAGTGTTTCGCGAAAAATGACCACGCCGACTGCCGTGAGTAAAATCACCATCGAGATCGAATACAACACGCTGATCGTTCCTAGTTTCAGGTGCTTCATCACAAACACCCAGCCAAACGCCGTGGCGGAATATAGGGCAAATCCCACATAAAACCACGGCGAACGGAGCGAGTTTTCCTGGCCGCTAGCTAGCTTGAGAAAGTAATCCCCCGCCACGCCCACGACGCTAAAGAAGATCGTAACCAGGATGGCGAGCGTTTTAGGATCCATAGGTATTTTCAGCCCGCCGCGTATGCAAGGGGCAAAGTGTGATTTAATTCCCTTGCTGACGCCACGGGCTAAGTGTGAT
The nucleotide sequence above comes from Pirellulales bacterium. Encoded proteins:
- a CDS encoding VWA domain-containing protein; protein product: MNDQQAAWWWKWLLPASEQAGDWVWSWERTASWLPSLLLLVLLFAGGFAAWLYSTEKSAPQLRRGFLWGLRMLAYACLILMLAQWTVLRQRTGLPTLVIVFDDSASMALVEPQTTPAEQSAWKQRIASAGLDQPTRLALAQTLLLEHQGRRWRDLQAHYRPEIYLLSEVMRPVAGDEFGKLANSPVNQSPVPPEKQPPPPDQLPSGADANKTSDPLALLKAVQPVGKTSRLGAGVLQLLEERRGNPPSAIVIFTDGVTTSGPEISAAATTARRQGVPLVTVGVGGATEMQDLALGEITAEEYAFVRDAITLETTVANSGFAPQTVELILSATNSPEPLVQQSVPLPANGQRARVRLTWRPPAVGDYELTLALPVLPGEQRSDNNRRAHVLHVRDQRLRVLLVAGQPSYDYRYLKELWLRENSIELRSHLQSADPDFLETNKAGELITQARLPETAAEFAKFDCVALVDVELELFARGTKNALAEYVAQRGGNVIFLAGQNHWPSDWGNEPLADLLPIDPTAAAWSASGLVRPADPAKDGTLLTLPADAPPSEEFRVQPTELGLGKPFFQLGATVAETQSLWRALQPWTAWLECRQLRPATQVLAVHPTARGPDGQPWPLIMFRLSGSGKVLMHAGDETWRWQARGGQKIFSRYWTQALRYLCRAKLVSRDQPARLLTDKDEYQDGEPVLVEVRFADESLAAGLGELPLTLELPDGTERTVTLLAKQDNPAALLAELTRLPAGEYLARVRDEGRKLNLTAGWRIRPPPGERERTQLNSAELIAAAEQSKGKYYPLAVADKLWEELPPGRPLPAESLPPFPLWNRWPILACALACFILEWWLRKRWGLV
- a CDS encoding BatA domain-containing protein; protein product: MLFAWGFTDAALLGWLAAALAPLILHLWRRRQRREIPWAAMRFLTAAYNKQARHLRVRQWLLMALRMLILACIALAAARPFWNSTQLTPVENQPTLSLLVVDVSYSLGAVETAEQRLRLAKNQLVKLVEGSRAGDGFCLIQMGSAPRVVISQPTPARASVLREIEAVQLSQSPADVPATLTALSRLLQSPAVRGSAYPRQRIEIVTDLGRNSWQSLQTPPGSAALEQLSLAGGDDALIRVWDVGTTTPNNVAVESLTPGASLPFVRQAIPLSATLRNYGNRPQTVRVEFLVAGVLHQEWTLTLAPRAAQSLAWEHRFGQGGWHGLTLRCQGDDLSTDNQRFAVCHVREQARVLIVNGPAAPPSANYLRYALEAISVGDGPGASPRVTAQVATEAAWGTLDLTKFDAIWLADVARLSPSEHRLLREYLARGGKVAWWLGPRARPDALFPTATPDQASLWPAEIGEQQAAGETAWRIDPREYKHPIAKIFAGQERAGLRQTPLYAYWRLSPRQSANVEIPLAVQGTGDPLVVIGRGAWRGTAMVAIPPHLEVAASGNEQPARPWSLMPALQSFQPIVQSLLEYQLAQDNLTRQIIVNETLAGPWFPGDPLPATLQPVDKPTEVPPSGDLPSTSAAAGTRVPLQTQVDPRDPAWQRWQSDPLPASGIYQALSPEHPPELFAVNVDTRESDLTPYEPAGWPTGWQVNASETDPLASGGLFYQRGGLHEYLLWLALALAVGESWLAWSLGRNAS